One genomic segment of Pseudomonadota bacterium includes these proteins:
- a CDS encoding TorF family putative porin: MTRPLRTLFLIVCAGCTVAQADSVRIFTGSIGGTSDFVFRGVSLTRGKPAVQASLDVEFPREFYVGAFVATADPNPGPSPNLEMDVWAGRYWTVSENFSADLRLSQYTYPDDPRRVSYNRSEITGTLGYRNLLFFAAIYSPNTNAVGSSAGYEEGNAWALEISGRKALNDRFSVSGGFGHYGLDEVYHDSYNYWNATLTAAIAPFEVQLAYLGISGNAVDHFNGRTVGDRVALTALWRFSSTR; the protein is encoded by the coding sequence GTGACGCGCCCGCTTCGAACGCTGTTCTTGATCGTCTGTGCGGGATGCACGGTGGCCCAGGCGGATTCGGTGCGTATCTTCACGGGCAGCATCGGCGGGACCTCGGATTTCGTCTTTCGTGGCGTCTCGTTGACCCGCGGCAAACCGGCCGTGCAGGCCTCCCTCGACGTCGAATTCCCGCGGGAGTTCTACGTCGGTGCTTTCGTCGCCACCGCCGATCCGAACCCGGGCCCCAGCCCGAATCTCGAGATGGATGTCTGGGCCGGACGCTACTGGACTGTGTCGGAGAATTTTTCCGCCGATCTGCGGCTCTCGCAGTACACCTACCCCGATGATCCGCGCCGCGTCAGCTACAACCGCAGCGAGATCACCGGGACGCTGGGCTACCGCAACCTGTTGTTCTTCGCGGCTATCTATTCGCCCAACACCAACGCAGTGGGTTCATCGGCGGGTTACGAAGAAGGCAACGCCTGGGCGCTCGAGATTTCGGGACGCAAGGCGCTGAACGACCGGTTCTCGGTATCCGGCGGGTTCGGTCACTACGGCCTCGACGAGGTCTACCACGACAGCTACAACTACTGGAACGCCACGCTGACCGCCGCCATCGCGCCATTCGAGGTCCAGCTGGCCTACCTGGGGATCAGCGGCAATGCCGTCGACCACTTCAACGGCCGGACGGTGGGCGATCGGGTCGCCCTGACCGCCCTGTGGCGTTTCTCGTCGACGCGCTAA
- a CDS encoding EAL domain-containing protein, giving the protein MSNLVFPPLADINSMGFSLGTFVDRWSRTAIVAGVLYSCSCVIVMLTGIGGSKVADVIGAWGAFPLIFLFTLMLWPVIHDRSLSRERRLAFRLIFAAEVLDVVATLGWGYSALTAHVTFGSWPDVLWLFYYPLTAVAAGLFYYDLGGRLNTTRLIVDFATLTIGFGALLWFTALAPLATMTGAQLAENWSAASYGIGNGVALIAGAMIAMQVTDWRAERAVMWWLIALPATLIADLLWVNAELSKAYELGKPMDLVYHLFYISLLLCARAQRTQRKLTPNTQGMPGVLRGSLPIVALMVGMVALLTNQLHLAKFQSPLLIFVVLCATALVMIGQALATREVVDLQRELATRRFDERLTELVRRSSDMIAICDSGGVIRYASPSAEDLLGVPAGELGGKRLDDVLGPEAVTVRSAFDEVLRNANSEQVVNFAIPQSNDEKRSFKMVIANLCHVESIRGVTLNIRDVSDATRLHDQLRTLAFHDPLTLLANRSLFADRVHQAIRHIPDGMTPAVLFIDLDNFKTVNDSLGHSAGDQLLRSFAHRLVQCTRAGDTVARLGGDEFAVLIDHAADIDAARAVANQIIESCREPVEIDGRSLRIGASIGIAISDRVSNVERLLRNADAAMYSAKARGKGHAQVFQPEMLRAARRRIRIENELVEALARDELEAHYQPIVDLSSRHLVGVEALMRWRHPTRGFVMPASFIPLAEETGQIIPMTQWMLDRACRDAARLQRELDHGEGLRISVNMSSRYLNEADVVAEVRAALDKHGIRPECLILEVTESLLLENSVRLAETFRNLKLTGVRLALDDFGTGYSSLAYLHRFPIDILKIDRSFVQRLDRDSDAAEGVDAVALARAILSLADALGLDTVAEGIETDAQRNTLLALGCKTGQGYAFGKPMPVEEILEAAVTRRRGVLAGNLPGRIDFSPTGRFRIASEQ; this is encoded by the coding sequence ATGAGCAATCTCGTTTTTCCGCCGCTGGCCGATATCAATTCAATGGGTTTCTCCCTAGGGACATTTGTCGACCGCTGGTCACGCACGGCCATCGTCGCCGGCGTGCTCTACAGCTGCAGCTGCGTGATCGTGATGCTGACCGGCATCGGCGGCAGCAAGGTGGCCGACGTGATCGGCGCCTGGGGCGCGTTCCCGCTCATTTTCCTGTTCACGTTGATGTTGTGGCCGGTGATCCACGACCGGTCGCTGTCGCGCGAGCGGCGGCTGGCGTTTCGACTGATCTTCGCCGCCGAAGTCCTCGACGTGGTGGCGACCCTCGGCTGGGGGTACAGCGCGCTCACCGCGCACGTCACCTTCGGTTCCTGGCCCGACGTGTTGTGGCTCTTCTACTATCCACTCACGGCAGTCGCCGCCGGATTGTTCTACTACGACCTCGGTGGCCGGCTCAATACCACGCGTCTGATCGTCGATTTCGCGACGCTCACCATCGGCTTCGGCGCGTTGCTCTGGTTCACCGCGCTCGCCCCGCTCGCGACGATGACCGGCGCGCAGCTGGCGGAGAACTGGTCGGCGGCGAGTTACGGCATCGGCAACGGCGTTGCGCTGATCGCCGGCGCGATGATCGCCATGCAGGTCACCGACTGGCGCGCCGAGCGCGCGGTGATGTGGTGGCTGATCGCATTGCCGGCCACGTTGATCGCGGACCTGTTGTGGGTCAACGCCGAGCTCAGCAAGGCCTACGAACTCGGCAAGCCGATGGATCTCGTCTACCACCTGTTCTACATCAGCCTGCTGCTGTGCGCGCGTGCGCAGCGCACGCAACGCAAGCTGACTCCGAACACGCAAGGCATGCCGGGTGTCCTGCGCGGCTCATTGCCGATCGTCGCATTGATGGTGGGCATGGTCGCGTTGCTGACCAATCAGCTGCACCTCGCGAAGTTCCAGTCCCCGCTGCTGATATTCGTCGTGTTGTGTGCCACCGCGCTCGTGATGATCGGCCAGGCGCTGGCGACACGCGAAGTCGTGGATCTGCAGCGCGAACTCGCGACGCGGCGCTTCGACGAACGGCTGACCGAGCTGGTGCGCCGCTCGAGCGACATGATCGCCATCTGCGACAGTGGCGGCGTCATCCGTTATGCGAGCCCGTCCGCCGAGGATTTGTTAGGCGTGCCGGCCGGAGAGCTCGGCGGCAAGCGGCTGGACGACGTCCTCGGGCCGGAGGCGGTCACAGTGCGCAGCGCGTTCGACGAGGTGCTGCGCAACGCGAACTCCGAGCAGGTGGTCAACTTCGCGATTCCGCAATCCAACGACGAGAAACGGTCGTTCAAGATGGTCATCGCGAATCTGTGCCACGTGGAGTCGATCCGCGGCGTGACGCTCAACATCCGCGACGTGTCCGACGCCACGCGCCTGCACGACCAGCTGCGTACGCTGGCCTTCCACGACCCGCTGACGCTGCTGGCGAATCGCTCCCTGTTCGCCGATCGCGTGCACCAGGCGATCCGCCACATTCCCGATGGCATGACACCGGCCGTGTTGTTCATCGACCTCGACAACTTCAAGACCGTCAACGACAGCCTCGGTCACAGCGCCGGCGACCAGCTGCTGCGCAGCTTCGCCCATCGGCTGGTCCAGTGCACGCGCGCCGGCGATACGGTCGCGCGGCTGGGCGGCGATGAATTCGCGGTGCTGATCGATCACGCCGCGGACATCGACGCGGCCCGCGCCGTGGCGAACCAGATCATCGAGTCCTGCCGCGAACCGGTGGAAATCGACGGCCGCTCGCTGCGGATCGGCGCCAGCATCGGGATCGCGATTTCCGATCGCGTCAGCAACGTGGAGCGCCTGCTGCGCAATGCCGATGCCGCGATGTATTCGGCCAAGGCGCGCGGCAAAGGGCACGCCCAGGTGTTCCAGCCCGAGATGTTGCGCGCCGCCCGCCGCCGCATCCGCATCGAAAACGAGCTGGTCGAAGCGCTCGCCCGGGACGAGCTCGAGGCTCACTACCAGCCCATCGTCGACCTGTCGTCGCGGCACCTCGTGGGAGTCGAGGCGCTGATGCGCTGGCGGCATCCGACGCGCGGCTTCGTCATGCCGGCATCGTTCATCCCGCTGGCCGAGGAAACGGGCCAGATCATCCCCATGACGCAATGGATGCTGGATCGCGCCTGCCGGGACGCGGCGCGGCTGCAGCGCGAGCTCGATCATGGCGAGGGCCTGCGCATCTCGGTCAACATGTCGAGCCGCTATCTCAACGAGGCGGACGTGGTGGCGGAGGTGCGCGCGGCGCTCGACAAACATGGCATCAGACCCGAATGCCTGATTCTCGAAGTCACCGAAAGTCTGCTGCTCGAGAATTCCGTGCGCCTGGCGGAGACGTTCCGCAATCTCAAGCTGACCGGCGTACGCCTCGCGCTCGATGACTTCGGCACCGGTTATTCCTCGCTGGCCTATCTACATAGATTTCCGATCGACATCCTCAAGATCGACCGCTCGTTCGTACAGCGCCTGGATCGGGACAGCGATGCCGCCGAGGGCGTCGATGCCGTGGCGCTGGCCCGCGCGATCCTCTCGCTGGCCGACGCGCTCGGCCTCGACACGGTGGCGGAAGGCATCGAAACCGACGCGCAAAGGAACACCCTGCTGGCCCTGGGGTGCAAGACCGGGCAGGGTTATGCCTTCGGCAAGC
- a CDS encoding RNA polymerase sigma factor, with product MSSWSRKVAAVALKRVETPAIRVQTPGNEAAERELLERIARNRDQAAFRTLYGNYYQRLSRLLSRMSVRREDIEEVINDTFWVVWTKASEFRGASQLSTWIIGIAYRRALNALRRAKIRPVSDQPFDEESISVASTDDAETDGRWLALGLTRLPVEQRMALELTYTLGHSCEEVAAILDCPVNTVKTRLFRARETLKQVLPELAGTTGERA from the coding sequence ATGAGCAGTTGGTCCCGCAAGGTTGCTGCCGTGGCATTGAAGCGTGTTGAAACCCCCGCCATCAGGGTCCAGACCCCGGGAAACGAGGCCGCGGAGCGCGAGCTCCTCGAACGCATCGCCAGGAACCGCGATCAGGCGGCGTTCCGGACGCTTTATGGAAACTACTACCAGCGCCTGTCGCGGCTGTTGTCGCGCATGTCGGTGCGGCGCGAAGACATCGAGGAAGTCATCAACGACACCTTCTGGGTGGTGTGGACCAAGGCGTCCGAATTCCGCGGCGCGTCGCAGCTATCTACCTGGATCATCGGCATCGCCTACCGGCGCGCGCTGAATGCGCTGCGCCGCGCGAAGATCCGTCCGGTCTCGGACCAGCCGTTCGATGAGGAGTCGATCAGCGTCGCATCCACCGACGATGCGGAAACCGACGGCCGATGGCTCGCGTTGGGCCTGACCCGCCTGCCGGTCGAACAACGCATGGCGCTCGAGCTCACCTACACACTCGGCCACTCCTGCGAAGAAGTGGCCGCCATCCTCGATTGCCCCGTGAACACCGTGAAGACGCGGCTGTTCCGCGCGCGCGAAACCCTCAAACAAGTCCTGCCCGAACTCGCGGGCACGACCGGAGAAAGAGCATGA
- a CDS encoding zf-HC2 domain-containing protein yields the protein MSPRIPDTHAEAWSLLPWLANGRIAPEDREWVETHVSACAECRAELAAQRMIATRIQRGGVSPAPAASDEQRSFNKLWARIEASESAATPVADVRSMHGSRRSSRTVRWLAAAVIVQAIGLGALGLALRGTDAGADSQSDQFSTVTDVDARVNAPAVRLVFAPQTSIATINTLLTHQGLKIVAGPGREGNFTAQLSADAVASGASADSVAAVMSKDPNVSLAEPVAP from the coding sequence ATGAGTCCCCGCATCCCCGATACCCACGCCGAAGCCTGGTCGCTGCTGCCGTGGCTGGCCAATGGACGCATCGCGCCCGAGGATCGGGAATGGGTCGAGACGCACGTGTCGGCCTGCGCGGAATGCCGCGCCGAGCTCGCCGCGCAGCGCATGATTGCGACGCGGATACAGCGCGGCGGCGTCTCGCCCGCGCCTGCCGCTTCCGACGAACAGCGCTCTTTCAACAAGCTTTGGGCACGCATCGAGGCATCCGAGTCCGCCGCGACACCGGTGGCCGATGTACGCAGCATGCACGGGTCGCGCCGCTCTTCGCGCACTGTGCGTTGGCTCGCGGCGGCCGTGATCGTGCAGGCCATCGGGCTCGGTGCCCTCGGACTCGCCCTGCGCGGCACAGATGCCGGCGCCGACAGCCAGTCGGATCAGTTCAGCACCGTCACCGATGTCGATGCGCGTGTGAACGCACCCGCGGTGCGCCTGGTGTTCGCGCCGCAGACATCGATCGCGACTATCAATACGCTGCTGACGCACCAGGGGCTTAAGATCGTCGCCGGACCGGGGCGCGAGGGAAATTTCACCGCGCAGCTGTCGGCGGACGCGGTAGCCTCGGGCGCATCGGCCGATTCCGTCGCGGCGGTGATGTCGAAGGATCCGAATGTCAGCCTTGCCGAACCCGTCGCGCCCTGA